The Pseudomonas azotoformans genome has a segment encoding these proteins:
- a CDS encoding sacsin N-terminal ATP-binding-like domain-containing protein: MALGLEVPADDQEFSPAKSIAKLMHQRISNYLNARSDPSLYQSVRNMSQFVSDDYGNRFLVELIQNAHDAHAPSRTDGEIAIVLDATEGQGCLYVANRGAGFASKNLKAITNIALSSKPVNVGIGNKGLGFRSVLQICSWPEIYSVQGEGGSSTFDGFCFRFATIDDLRAHVDVQSDEVAQEMASNLPCWHVPVPTEPGVNVTRFAEAGFATVVRLPLKSPEALQTVRTQLEVLMSLTTPLNLFLDRVGRISLDSGMDEPFVLERSVEATWTLDPKAHKGNSPITVAQLRLGKREFVAAHWDIDDTLFGQALQASLEKSEIPESWRDWDGTARISIAVPLGTPLESGRLYCFLPLGSEGKAPFAGYINANFYTKMDRRSVDLSIGLNDLFMRSSAWLSCQLIDFLVRSGWSQAPSAVVSLLCWDEAYQTVLKDGMGDDGQGILNREFLPVRGQDDTISWASPKDTYSWVAPRNACLSTKSVCEIGGGRVLVDSLTVAQRAALDQFYVRLRHVDFKPPATVVAHWVETIAVKMHEQTATPEWWADFYDEVSTVMAGHAPKLYGKKFLLSVSGDLISSELPVSNSSGRSRRAADVYFAPVLAVDADVDDDASKRSLPLEQLPATLRKGFALLSRDIPWLKDDGGYRSGRSFLIAGKLVREYDTRDVLRTLAGVTRSSGPDRAREQALEWAFRLWSSGRSLSDKETRSADFFVPTANGWVDAKTAMFGAGWDVPNGSKLQALLQITADDSDDMKVSMARLLLEFVAWPIRYGAQSDWVRFLKASGVVDCLRPIGGETITSGPIGYPAGLPVIVTRELSRFTEALRSHWLAQITQDCSRMYFSRQYRAELRPWRIPGQSECEFFPAEVRRDYAVQIAIAMQAFGEEHLSFRAVRADTGVVETHRISTPLYAFLTGAEWLPVIRAGR; this comes from the coding sequence ATGGCTTTAGGACTTGAAGTGCCCGCTGACGATCAGGAATTCTCTCCTGCGAAGTCAATCGCTAAGCTAATGCATCAACGTATCTCGAACTACCTGAATGCACGCAGCGATCCTAGCCTGTATCAGAGCGTTCGGAACATGTCACAGTTTGTCTCGGACGACTACGGTAACCGTTTTTTAGTTGAGCTTATCCAGAACGCCCATGACGCGCACGCGCCATCACGCACAGATGGTGAGATCGCCATAGTGCTGGACGCCACGGAAGGCCAAGGATGCCTTTACGTTGCGAATCGCGGCGCAGGCTTCGCCAGTAAAAACTTAAAGGCGATCACCAACATTGCTCTGAGTAGCAAACCGGTCAATGTGGGAATTGGCAATAAAGGACTCGGGTTTCGAAGTGTTTTGCAGATTTGTAGTTGGCCTGAAATCTATTCAGTTCAAGGCGAAGGTGGAAGCAGCACCTTCGATGGATTTTGCTTCCGCTTCGCAACAATCGATGACCTGCGTGCTCACGTGGATGTCCAATCGGACGAAGTCGCTCAAGAGATGGCAAGTAACCTGCCTTGCTGGCATGTACCTGTTCCCACTGAACCTGGTGTCAACGTCACGCGATTTGCCGAAGCTGGCTTTGCCACCGTTGTCCGCTTACCTCTGAAATCACCAGAGGCACTCCAAACCGTGCGAACACAGCTTGAAGTGCTGATGAGCCTTACTACACCGCTTAACCTGTTTCTGGATCGGGTCGGACGTATTTCTCTCGATTCTGGAATGGACGAGCCTTTTGTGTTGGAGCGGTCAGTGGAGGCGACTTGGACACTAGATCCTAAGGCTCATAAGGGGAACTCCCCAATTACTGTGGCTCAGCTGCGCCTCGGCAAAAGGGAGTTTGTCGCGGCTCATTGGGACATCGATGACACGCTGTTCGGTCAGGCGTTGCAAGCTAGTCTTGAGAAAAGCGAGATACCAGAGAGTTGGAGGGACTGGGATGGTACCGCTCGGATCAGTATAGCCGTCCCGCTAGGTACGCCCTTGGAGTCAGGAAGACTGTATTGCTTTCTGCCGCTCGGATCGGAAGGCAAAGCACCGTTCGCCGGGTATATCAACGCCAACTTTTACACGAAAATGGATCGTCGATCTGTCGATCTGTCGATTGGTCTAAACGATCTCTTTATGCGGTCGTCCGCCTGGTTGAGTTGCCAACTAATAGACTTTTTGGTCAGGAGTGGATGGTCCCAGGCGCCAAGTGCGGTCGTAAGTCTTTTGTGCTGGGACGAAGCGTATCAAACTGTGTTGAAGGACGGCATGGGCGACGACGGTCAAGGCATTCTCAATCGAGAGTTTCTCCCTGTACGTGGGCAAGACGACACGATTTCTTGGGCATCGCCCAAGGATACCTATTCTTGGGTAGCTCCGCGCAACGCATGCCTATCCACCAAGTCTGTTTGCGAGATCGGTGGCGGGCGGGTTTTAGTCGATTCACTTACGGTGGCTCAGAGAGCAGCACTGGATCAGTTTTATGTACGACTTAGACATGTAGACTTCAAACCGCCCGCCACTGTTGTCGCACACTGGGTCGAGACCATTGCGGTTAAAATGCATGAGCAGACCGCTACTCCGGAGTGGTGGGCCGACTTCTATGATGAAGTGTCTACAGTAATGGCGGGGCATGCTCCGAAACTTTACGGTAAGAAGTTTCTGCTCAGCGTAAGTGGCGACTTAATTAGCAGTGAACTGCCTGTGAGCAATAGTTCCGGCCGTAGTCGGAGGGCAGCGGATGTCTATTTCGCGCCGGTGCTGGCGGTCGATGCTGATGTCGACGATGACGCTAGTAAGCGATCCTTGCCCTTAGAGCAACTCCCCGCAACGTTGCGTAAAGGGTTCGCATTGTTGAGCCGGGATATACCCTGGTTGAAGGATGATGGCGGCTATCGGTCTGGTCGCTCATTCCTCATCGCCGGCAAGCTGGTCCGGGAGTACGACACCCGCGACGTACTTCGTACACTTGCTGGAGTGACTCGCTCATCCGGTCCCGACCGAGCACGTGAACAGGCGCTCGAATGGGCCTTTCGGTTATGGAGCAGTGGCCGGTCACTTTCAGACAAGGAAACGCGCTCGGCTGATTTCTTTGTGCCTACAGCTAACGGCTGGGTTGACGCCAAAACAGCAATGTTCGGCGCTGGGTGGGATGTGCCGAATGGCAGCAAGTTGCAAGCGTTGTTGCAGATCACTGCCGATGATTCTGACGACATGAAGGTTTCCATGGCGCGTCTGCTACTTGAATTCGTTGCATGGCCAATTCGTTATGGGGCTCAATCCGATTGGGTTCGGTTTCTCAAAGCCAGCGGAGTGGTTGATTGCCTGCGACCCATTGGCGGTGAGACCATCACCTCAGGACCCATTGGCTATCCCGCTGGTTTACCAGTAATCGTTACGCGCGAGTTGTCCAGATTTACCGAAGCGTTGCGCTCCCACTGGCTGGCGCAAATAACGCAGGACTGCTCCCGAATGTATTTCTCGCGCCAATACCGGGCAGAACTGCGGCCTTGGCGTATTCCTGGTCAGAGTGAATGTGAGTTTTTCCCAGCCGAAGTCCGGAGGGACTATGCCGTTCAGATTGCAATTGCTATGCAAGCGTTTGGTGAAGAACACCTTAGCTTCCGTGCCGTACGGGCGGACACCGGCGTAGTAGAGACACATCGCATATCGACGCCGCTTTACGCTTTTCTGACTGGTGCTGAGTGGTTACCGGTGATTCGGGCCGGGAGGTAA